The genomic region GCCATGGCCGAAGCCTGTGCTGCGGCCGGCGCGCAATATGTATTCAAGGCCAGCTACGACAAGGCGAACCGCACCTCGCTTGGTGGCAAGCGCGGCCTTGGGATGGAGGCGGGGCTGAAGGTGCTGCAGTCGATCCGCGCCATGGGTCTTCCCGTCCTGACCGACGTGCATGACATTGCCCAGGCGCAGGCGGCGGCAGCCGTGGTGGACGTGATCCAGATCCCCGCCTTCCTAAGCCGCCAGACCGACCTTTTGATCGCCGCAGGCGAAACGGGCGCCGTGGTGAACATCAAGAAGGGCCAGTTTCTGGCCCCATGGGACATGGCCAATGTCGCGCAAAAGGTCGCCAGCACCGGCAACACCCGCATCCTGCTGACCGAACGCGGGGCGTCCTTCGGGTACAACACCCTTGTGGCCGACATGCGCAGCCTGCCGATCATGGCGCGCACCGGCTATCCGGTCATCATGGACGCCACCCATTCCGTCCAGCAACCCGGCGGGCAAGGCAATTCCTCGGGCGGGCAGCGTGAGTTTGCACCCGTGATGGCCCGCTGCGCCGTGTCGCTTGGTATCGCCGGGGTCTTCATCGAAACGCATGAAGCGCCTGATACCGCGCCGTCGGATGGCCCGAACATGATCCCGCTGGCCCAGATGCCCGCACTGGTGGCCAGCCTGATGGCCTTCGACCGGCTGGCCAAGGCCGATCCTCTGCGGGTGTAGGCTTGGCCTCAGCACGGCCCTGCCGCGATACCAGACTCCTAACAACACCTTAATGTCGGCAGACAACCTATTGAAATCATAGGTATGCCCAAGTGTCCCTGCCCGGGACATGCCCTTAGGCCACCTGCCCCGCCGCCCAACCGCTCGACCAGGCCCACTGGAAGTTGTACCCCCCCAGCCAGCCGGTGACATCCACGACCTCGCCGATGAAATAGAGGCCCGGCACCCCC from Tabrizicola piscis harbors:
- the kdsA gene encoding 3-deoxy-8-phosphooctulonate synthase, whose amino-acid sequence is MTDVTIGPLTVGNDRPLLVIAGPCQLESLDHAQMIAGAMAEACAAAGAQYVFKASYDKANRTSLGGKRGLGMEAGLKVLQSIRAMGLPVLTDVHDIAQAQAAAAVVDVIQIPAFLSRQTDLLIAAGETGAVVNIKKGQFLAPWDMANVAQKVASTGNTRILLTERGASFGYNTLVADMRSLPIMARTGYPVIMDATHSVQQPGGQGNSSGGQREFAPVMARCAVSLGIAGVFIETHEAPDTAPSDGPNMIPLAQMPALVASLMAFDRLAKADPLRV